The genomic interval AGCATTAACTCTTGCAGAACTATCTGCTTCAAGCATTGCTTTCATGATTATTGCCCTACCAGTTATTTTTGAATTGAATAGGCCGAAATTAGCAGAAATGCTGGAAAATGTGGGTTTTCATAGAATGGCAAAATATTACCATACAAATAATACCATAGATATTTTATGGGACGCAATCGAATATTTGAATTTAGGAGAACTGGATAATGTGCCCTTCGAACAAAGGTTAATCTTTGCATTATTCTATTTATCCAGCATAAACACAAATGTTTTATTTACAAGCCATTTGATTATAAATCCAAATTCTGATTTATACGAATCTTTAAATTTAATATTAAAGTCACCAGATTTAGATAAAGGTTTAAGAGAAATTCAAATTGAATCTAAAAGAATTAAACAAAATGGTTATGAATCCCTTACTGGTTCCCCTTCACCAATAGAAAATCATGGAAAACTGTTAAGAGATGCGTATGAACATGCTAAAATGTGTTGGGAAGCAGGTAATTATGTAGAATTTCTTAAAAATTGGTTAATTATGGATTTTATTATATTTTCATTGTCAGGGATTATTATAGATGCATTGGGTGAAGAAATTGTTGATGCATTACTAAATCTAAATAATACAAATAAAGGATGATAGATAGTTATGAATATTTTATCAAAATTTAACAACAGAAAACTAAAAAATTGTTTTAAAAAAGCAATAAAATTATATCGTGAAGGAAACTATGAAAAAAGCATTGAAATTTGCTTATACTTAATAAATGAAAATTTCAAGATTGTTGAATGCAATAATTTAATCTCTGAGGCATACTATGAAATGGAAGATTTAGAAAAATCTTTATTTTATTTAAATCAATACTTAGAATTGAATCCAGATAATATTGAAAATATAATAAATAAAGGAATGATTTTATATGAATTGAAAAGGTATGATGAATCTTTAGAAAATTATGACAATGCATTATTAATTGATAAAAATAATGATTATGCAAAAATAGGAAAATTACTTGATTTATTGGCCTTAAAAAGATTATCTGAAGCTAAAAATTTTATTAATTCATTTTGTATAACAACACAAGACGATACTTTGTTGAATAATTATGCTAGTATTTTAAGTGGATTAGGAATGTTTGATGATGCCCTTAGTTATATAAATGAAGCATTGAAATTAAATCCAAATAAAGATAAATATTGGAACAATAAAGGAGATATTTTATCGGAATTAGAAAAATATGAAGATGGATTAAAATGTTATGATAATGCTTTAAAAATAAATCCTGGAAATGAAATATCCTTATCTGGAAAAGCTAGTATTTTTAAAGATTTGAAAGATTATGATAATGCTTTAAAATATTTTGATGAAGCTTTAGCCATTAATCCTTATTGTGTTGTATGCTGGGTTAACAAATCCATAACATATCATTTGTTAAAAGACTATGAAAATTTAGAATTATGCATCAACAAGGCATTAGAATTAGATCCAAATGATTCTAATATTTGGAATAAGAAAGGATTATTTTTAGATGAAGTAGGCAGGTACGATGAAGCATTAATTTGCTTTGATAAAGCATTAGAAATTAATCCAAATGCCCTTGATTTATATATTAACAAATCCAATACATTAGTTAATCTAAATCGTCTTGATGACGCTTTAAACGTCATCGATGAAGCATTCAGTTTAGATGACAACTGTCAGGACATTGCTTTGCAAAAAGTAAAAATTCTAAAAGAGTTAGGCAGTACTGATGAGGCAGAAATATTAGAAAAAGAAGCTCAAAACATGCCAGAAATGGAGGATTTACCATTATTTTATTATTAATTTTACGTACTATCGAAAACGAAGAGAAAAATCATTTATGAATTAAATAAATCAATGTATTGGGCGAAAATGAGAAAATGCCTGAGTATGATTAGAAAATAGGGGAGATTTTTTCAAATTTACTTTTTTCTAAACTCCATTAATACATTGCTGTTAATTTTATAGTCTATTAATATAATTAAGTTAATATTATACTTTAAATGAGAATTTATCGTTTTTTAGAATTTATCAACCATAAGTTGAAAAAATC from Methanobrevibacter millerae carries:
- a CDS encoding tetratricopeptide repeat protein, which gives rise to MNILSKFNNRKLKNCFKKAIKLYREGNYEKSIEICLYLINENFKIVECNNLISEAYYEMEDLEKSLFYLNQYLELNPDNIENIINKGMILYELKRYDESLENYDNALLIDKNNDYAKIGKLLDLLALKRLSEAKNFINSFCITTQDDTLLNNYASILSGLGMFDDALSYINEALKLNPNKDKYWNNKGDILSELEKYEDGLKCYDNALKINPGNEISLSGKASIFKDLKDYDNALKYFDEALAINPYCVVCWVNKSITYHLLKDYENLELCINKALELDPNDSNIWNKKGLFLDEVGRYDEALICFDKALEINPNALDLYINKSNTLVNLNRLDDALNVIDEAFSLDDNCQDIALQKVKILKELGSTDEAEILEKEAQNMPEMEDLPLFYY